A genome region from Nocardia sp. NBC_01730 includes the following:
- a CDS encoding imine reductase family protein: MLQHRRRSQLYYQAVLAIFLSGLLAFEQALAMIDRSGEPIERVGVPVSTFQLLRGEVRSPA, encoded by the coding sequence ATGCTCCAGCATCGCCGGCGGAGTCAGCTGTATTACCAGGCTGTCCTCGCGATATTCCTTTCCGGGCTGCTCGCGTTCGAGCAAGCGCTCGCCATGATCGACCGCTCTGGCGAACCGATCGAGCGGGTCGGTGTGCCGGTATCGACCTTCCAGCTGCTTCGAGGTGAAGTGCGATCACCGGCATGA
- the fabG gene encoding 3-oxoacyl-ACP reductase FabG has translation MSTAITRTAIVTGAARGIGATTARRLAMDGFAVAVVDLDESACQSVVDEIESAGGQAIAVGADVSDEQAVTTAVERIATELGRPTVLVNNAGILRDNLLFKMTVADWDAVMNVHLRGSFLMSRAAQKYMTEAKWGRIVNLSSTSALGNRGQANYAAAKAGLQGFTKTLAIELGKFGVTVNAIAPGFIETDMTAATAERMGVSFEEFRDALVAQIPVGRSGKPEDVANAVSFFVGDGAGFVSGQVLYVAGGPTN, from the coding sequence ATGAGCACAGCAATAACCCGTACCGCCATCGTCACCGGCGCCGCTCGCGGCATCGGTGCCACGACCGCCCGGCGTTTGGCGATGGACGGATTCGCCGTCGCCGTTGTAGATCTGGACGAATCGGCATGCCAATCCGTAGTGGACGAGATCGAATCCGCCGGCGGACAGGCGATCGCGGTCGGTGCCGACGTCTCCGACGAACAGGCCGTGACGACCGCCGTAGAGCGGATCGCCACCGAACTGGGCAGGCCGACTGTGCTGGTGAACAACGCCGGTATCCTCCGGGACAACCTGCTTTTCAAGATGACAGTCGCCGACTGGGACGCCGTCATGAACGTGCATCTGCGGGGTTCATTCTTGATGAGCCGTGCCGCGCAGAAGTACATGACGGAGGCCAAGTGGGGGCGGATCGTCAACTTGTCCAGCACTTCGGCGCTCGGCAACCGCGGCCAGGCCAACTACGCCGCGGCCAAGGCGGGCCTGCAGGGCTTCACCAAGACGCTCGCGATCGAGCTGGGCAAGTTCGGGGTGACCGTGAACGCGATCGCACCCGGATTCATCGAGACCGATATGACCGCCGCGACCGCCGAACGGATGGGTGTGTCGTTCGAGGAGTTCCGCGATGCCTTGGTGGCGCAGATCCCGGTGGGCCGCTCCGGCAAACCGGAGGACGTCGCGAACGCCGTGTCGTTCTTCGTCGGCGATGGCGCTGGGTTCGTGTCCGGGCAGGTGCTCTACGTCGCCGGTGGGCCGACGAACTGA
- a CDS encoding ATP dependent DNA ligase, whose protein sequence is MIAKDAIWLEPQVVGGVSFAELTGDGRFRHPSRRGLRPDKTPSEVGALSWPVGSNSTVGTPLGRFRSARPALAAWQDVAVRRKNLDRNLIRADVEVGAQCGGDHVRAAAHGEFIGEPVAAGEGQVVLA, encoded by the coding sequence TTGATTGCGAAGGATGCCATCTGGCTCGAACCACAGGTCGTGGGCGGAGTTTCGTTTGCCGAACTGACCGGCGACGGCCGATTTCGACATCCATCCCGGCGGGGGCTTCGCCCAGACAAGACGCCAAGTGAAGTCGGGGCTTTGTCTTGGCCCGTCGGATCGAACTCGACGGTAGGAACCCCGCTGGGTCGTTTCAGATCCGCTCGGCCAGCGCTCGCAGCGTGGCAGGATGTCGCTGTTCGCCGAAAGAACCTGGATCGCAACCTGATTCGCGCCGACGTCGAGGTGGGCGCGCAGTGCGGTGGCGACCACGTCCGCGCCGCCGCGCACGGCGAGTTCATCGGTGAGCCGGTCGCTGCCGGGGAAGGCCAGGTCGTCCTCGCCTGA
- a CDS encoding nitroreductase/quinone reductase family protein — MTGRRTLEFMAKPYRARWGVRASNAWMRTVIRAGLPIWTFRVLTVPGRRTGRAIETPLAVFEQDGRRYLVASYGTVNWVLNLHKEAAAPGCRLPSVPPGEGA, encoded by the coding sequence ATGACGGGCAGGCGGACGCTCGAGTTCATGGCCAAGCCGTATCGAGCACGGTGGGGAGTCAGGGCGTCCAACGCGTGGATGCGGACCGTGATACGCGCTGGACTGCCGATATGGACCTTCCGTGTCCTCACGGTGCCAGGACGGCGCACCGGCCGCGCGATCGAGACGCCGCTGGCAGTGTTCGAACAAGACGGTCGGCGATACCTGGTGGCGTCCTACGGAACGGTGAATTGGGTGCTCAACCTGCACAAAGAAGCCGCCGCACCGGGGTGCCGATTGCCCTCGGTTCCGCCGGGCGAAGGCGCGTAA
- a CDS encoding alcohol dehydrogenase catalytic domain-containing protein, with the protein MRIRGAVLERIAAPVPFAESAPITVCELDLGEPGPGELLVRIEAAGLCHSDLSVVDGNRVRPVPMLLGHEAAGRVEVVGPGGSDIEVGQRVVMTFLPRCGDCAGCATEGRTPCVPGSVANNAGELLGGGRRLIRDGTEVHHHLGVSAFATHAVVDRRSVVPVDDDVPPEVAAVLGCAVLTGGGALLNSVKPGLGDRIMVVGLGGVGMAAVLVAISLAAEGHEVIAVDTVPEKLSLARELGAHAVYTPAEVAELGVQAEVVVEAAGNIRAFETAVAATAPGGTTVTVGLPAPDARAGISPLALVAQGRSIVGSYLGSAVPSRDIPEYVRMWRSGRLPVERLVSAHIGLDEINHAMDELAAGHALRQVIIFD; encoded by the coding sequence ATGAGGATTCGTGGGGCAGTCCTGGAGCGAATCGCTGCGCCGGTGCCGTTCGCCGAGTCGGCGCCGATCACCGTATGCGAGCTGGATCTGGGCGAGCCAGGACCGGGCGAGCTGCTGGTTCGGATCGAAGCGGCGGGGCTGTGCCATTCGGACCTGTCCGTGGTGGACGGCAATCGGGTGCGGCCGGTGCCGATGCTGCTCGGGCACGAGGCCGCAGGGCGGGTCGAGGTGGTTGGACCCGGTGGCAGCGATATCGAGGTCGGGCAGCGCGTCGTGATGACCTTCCTGCCGCGCTGTGGGGATTGCGCGGGCTGCGCGACGGAGGGACGGACGCCATGCGTGCCGGGCAGCGTCGCCAACAACGCAGGCGAACTGCTCGGCGGCGGTCGGCGGCTGATCCGCGACGGCACTGAGGTGCACCACCATCTCGGAGTGTCCGCCTTCGCTACCCACGCGGTCGTCGACCGCAGGTCGGTGGTGCCGGTCGACGACGATGTGCCGCCGGAGGTCGCCGCCGTGCTCGGCTGCGCTGTGCTGACCGGTGGTGGCGCCCTGCTGAATTCGGTGAAGCCGGGCCTGGGGGACCGGATCATGGTGGTCGGTCTCGGCGGTGTCGGCATGGCGGCAGTACTCGTCGCGATCTCGCTCGCGGCGGAAGGGCACGAGGTCATCGCGGTCGACACTGTTCCCGAAAAGCTCTCCCTTGCAAGGGAATTGGGTGCTCACGCGGTGTACACCCCGGCTGAGGTCGCCGAACTCGGTGTGCAGGCGGAGGTGGTGGTCGAGGCCGCGGGCAATATCCGCGCCTTCGAAACCGCGGTGGCGGCGACCGCGCCCGGCGGCACCACGGTCACGGTCGGCCTGCCGGCTCCCGACGCGCGTGCCGGCATCTCGCCGCTGGCCCTGGTCGCCCAGGGGCGTTCGATCGTCGGCAGTTACCTCGGCTCCGCCGTTCCCTCCCGCGACATTCCCGAGTACGTCCGTATGTGGCGCTCGGGCCGCCTCCCGGTCGAGCGGCTGGTCTCGGCCCACATCGGTCTCGACGAAATCAACCACGCCATGGATGAACTCGCCGCGGGCCACGCGCTGCGTCAGGTGATCATCTTCGATTGA
- a CDS encoding MaoC family dehydratase yields the protein MKVFNGIAELEQAIGTHLGHSDWYPVTQQQVDLFAEATGDRQWIHVDPERAARGPFGTTIAHGYLTLSLLPLLVSQVYRVDGLKMGINYGCNKVRFPSPVPVGSRVRAGVELVELKHTSAGAQVTARVTIERDGGDKPACVAEALSVLVP from the coding sequence ATGAAAGTGTTCAACGGAATTGCCGAACTCGAGCAGGCCATCGGCACCCATCTCGGCCACAGCGACTGGTACCCGGTGACACAGCAGCAGGTCGATCTGTTCGCCGAGGCTACCGGTGACCGTCAGTGGATCCACGTGGACCCGGAGCGAGCCGCGCGGGGCCCGTTCGGCACCACCATCGCGCACGGCTATCTGACATTGTCGCTGCTGCCACTACTGGTGTCGCAGGTCTATCGAGTCGACGGTCTGAAGATGGGGATCAACTACGGCTGCAACAAGGTTCGTTTCCCGTCCCCGGTACCGGTGGGCAGCCGGGTGCGGGCCGGTGTCGAGTTGGTGGAGCTGAAGCACACCAGCGCGGGGGCTCAGGTGACAGCTCGGGTGACCATCGAACGTGACGGTGGCGACAAACCGGCCTGTGTCGCCGAAGCACTGTCCGTGCTGGTGCCCTGA
- a CDS encoding FBP domain-containing protein, with translation MHAVTERDIRSSFVNCSKGEAKRLPVPRDLDDRPWEDLDFLGWGDPSFPGRGFLVVPQDDRLVGVALRYPTGGSGRAQMCTICLTTHTGGVSLMTAHKAGESGRKGNSVGTYMCTDLACSLYARNKKRPALGSRYREDLTLEEKVERVRDNMSAFLAKLYT, from the coding sequence ATGCACGCCGTCACCGAACGCGACATCAGGTCGTCGTTCGTCAACTGTTCGAAAGGCGAGGCCAAGCGACTACCCGTGCCCCGGGACCTGGACGATCGCCCGTGGGAGGATCTGGACTTTCTCGGCTGGGGTGACCCGTCCTTCCCCGGGCGGGGCTTTCTCGTCGTCCCACAGGACGATCGGCTCGTCGGTGTCGCGCTGCGCTACCCGACCGGTGGCTCCGGTCGGGCGCAGATGTGCACGATCTGCCTGACCACGCACACCGGCGGCGTCTCGCTGATGACCGCGCACAAGGCGGGCGAATCCGGGCGGAAAGGCAACTCGGTCGGCACCTACATGTGCACCGATCTCGCCTGCTCGCTGTACGCGCGGAACAAGAAGAGGCCCGCGCTCGGCAGCCGGTATCGCGAAGATCTCACGCTCGAGGAGAAGGTGGAGCGGGTGCGCGACAACATGAGCGCGTTCCTCGCGAAGCTCTACACCTGA
- a CDS encoding phosphotransferase family protein produces MQHNSGTALIRPTEDSSAFDIDDAEITAWLSALDIACTSPVQAARIGIGQSNLTFLLTDADERRWILRRPPLGHLLASAHDVAREARIVSALEPTNVPVPRILDVRHEGETALVLMEYVDGLVVDRMDSAVQLTAEQRRTTAIALVRTLARIHAVDLAATGLIDLASHKPYARRQLKRWSDQWKRSKTRQLPPLDRLTERLLAAVPEQRELTLVHGDFNLRNVIVAPATSDIAAVLDWELCTLGDPLADIGSLLAYWPTVGEPTIAGLEICTLPGFPVREELIEEYLTITGRDRRALGFWHALGLWKLAIIAEGVFRRALDDPRNRAAAGTPTRELVEGLIDTADRVATEAGL; encoded by the coding sequence ATGCAACACAACAGCGGGACGGCACTCATTCGTCCCACCGAGGATTCGTCGGCCTTCGACATCGACGATGCCGAAATCACCGCCTGGTTGTCGGCGCTGGACATAGCCTGCACCTCGCCGGTTCAGGCTGCCCGGATCGGCATCGGACAGTCCAACCTGACCTTTCTGCTCACCGATGCCGACGAGCGACGCTGGATCCTGCGGCGCCCGCCTTTGGGGCACCTACTGGCGTCCGCGCACGATGTAGCTCGCGAGGCGCGAATCGTGTCCGCACTGGAACCCACCAACGTCCCCGTCCCCCGGATCCTCGATGTGCGGCACGAGGGCGAGACAGCATTGGTGTTGATGGAGTACGTCGACGGCTTGGTAGTCGATCGAATGGACAGCGCCGTCCAGCTGACCGCTGAGCAGCGTCGCACTACCGCCATCGCCTTGGTGCGCACGCTGGCCCGCATCCACGCCGTCGACCTGGCGGCCACGGGTCTGATCGACCTGGCCAGCCACAAGCCGTACGCCCGGCGTCAGCTGAAGCGCTGGTCCGATCAGTGGAAGAGGTCCAAGACCCGCCAGCTGCCGCCGCTGGACCGGTTGACCGAACGCCTGCTGGCCGCCGTTCCCGAACAGCGAGAACTCACCCTTGTACACGGCGATTTCAACCTGCGCAACGTCATCGTCGCGCCTGCTACCAGTGACATCGCGGCGGTGCTCGACTGGGAACTGTGCACTCTCGGCGATCCGCTCGCCGACATCGGCAGCCTCCTGGCCTACTGGCCGACCGTCGGCGAACCGACCATCGCGGGCCTTGAAATCTGTACCCTGCCCGGCTTCCCCGTCCGCGAGGAGTTGATCGAGGAGTATCTCACCATCACCGGGCGCGATCGGCGAGCGTTGGGGTTCTGGCATGCGCTGGGACTGTGGAAGCTCGCGATCATCGCCGAGGGCGTATTCCGGCGAGCCCTCGACGATCCCCGCAATCGAGCTGCCGCAGGCACCCCGACCCGTGAACTCGTCGAAGGCCTCATCGATACCGCCGACCGCGTCGCGACCGAGGCCGGTCTCTGA
- the dapB gene encoding 4-hydroxy-tetrahydrodipicolinate reductase gives MTIRVGVLGARGKVGQAICAAVEAAADLELIASVDKDDSLDRFTAADTQVVVDFTHPDVVMGNLKFLVNHGIHAVVGTTGFDAARLAEVRGWLADRRATGVLIAPNFAIGAVLSMRFAEQAARFFESVEVIELHHPNKADAPSGTAYRTAGLIAAARDKAGVGRSPDATTSELDGARGADVDGVRVHSVRLAGLVAHQEVLFGTQGETLTIRHDSIDRSSFAPGVLLAVREIANRPGLTVGLDPFLDL, from the coding sequence GTGACCATTCGGGTCGGAGTGCTCGGAGCGCGCGGCAAAGTCGGACAGGCGATCTGCGCGGCGGTGGAGGCGGCGGCCGATCTGGAGCTGATTGCGTCCGTCGACAAGGACGATTCCCTCGACCGGTTCACCGCGGCCGACACCCAGGTGGTCGTCGACTTCACCCACCCCGATGTGGTGATGGGCAATCTGAAGTTCTTGGTGAACCACGGCATTCACGCGGTGGTGGGGACTACCGGGTTCGATGCGGCCCGCCTGGCGGAAGTGCGCGGCTGGCTGGCCGACCGCCGGGCGACCGGCGTGCTGATCGCCCCGAACTTCGCCATCGGCGCGGTGCTGTCCATGCGTTTCGCCGAACAGGCCGCCCGGTTCTTCGAGTCGGTCGAGGTCATCGAGCTGCACCATCCGAACAAGGCGGACGCGCCATCGGGCACCGCCTACCGCACCGCTGGTCTGATCGCCGCCGCCCGGGACAAGGCGGGCGTCGGCCGCAGCCCCGACGCGACGACGTCCGAACTGGATGGCGCGCGCGGCGCCGACGTGGACGGGGTACGGGTGCACTCGGTGCGCCTGGCCGGTCTGGTCGCGCACCAAGAGGTCCTGTTCGGCACCCAAGGGGAGACCCTCACCATCCGGCACGACTCGATCGACCGCTCGTCTTTCGCCCCCGGTGTGCTCCTCGCCGTGCGGGAGATCGCGAACCGTCCGGGTCTCACCGTCGGGCTCGACCCGTTCCTGGACCTGTGA
- a CDS encoding VOC family protein, with the protein MSVQFNHTIVGCHDNRVSAEFWADILGLEIGTPWGPFIPVFLDNGVTLDFANVPPHVTEIQAQHYALLISETEFDTAYAKIQRYGLEHWADPRQQGVGEINHNDGGRGVYFLDPSGHFLELLTVPYGGWPT; encoded by the coding sequence CTGTCTGTACAGTTCAATCACACCATTGTCGGTTGCCACGACAATCGGGTGTCCGCCGAATTCTGGGCGGACATCCTGGGATTGGAAATCGGAACACCTTGGGGGCCGTTCATTCCGGTTTTCCTGGATAATGGCGTCACCCTCGACTTCGCCAACGTGCCGCCACACGTCACCGAAATCCAAGCCCAGCATTATGCATTACTGATCTCCGAAACCGAGTTCGACACGGCCTACGCCAAGATCCAGCGCTACGGGCTGGAGCATTGGGCCGATCCCCGTCAACAGGGGGTCGGCGAGATCAACCACAACGACGGCGGTCGCGGCGTCTACTTCCTCGACCCCAGCGGTCATTTCCTGGAGTTGCTCACCGTCCCGTACGGCGGCTGGCCGACGTAA
- a CDS encoding TetR/AcrR family transcriptional regulator, which produces MRTRSALVAAAREVFERDGYLDARISDISKAAGVASGSFYTYFDSKDEIFAAVVEQVREEMLHPHVRQRTGIDDPRQLIAAANREYLLSYRRNARLMALLEQVSQIDEKFQAMRYERAMAFGERNTAMIRELQERGEVDPELDPWVTALALSNMVSRMAYTVFVQREKITFEQLVDTLNRLWWNALRLDPAG; this is translated from the coding sequence ATGCGGACCCGTAGCGCCTTGGTGGCAGCGGCTCGGGAGGTGTTCGAGCGGGACGGGTACCTGGACGCCAGGATCAGTGACATCTCCAAAGCCGCCGGGGTGGCATCGGGGTCTTTCTACACCTACTTCGACAGCAAGGACGAGATCTTCGCCGCCGTCGTCGAACAGGTGCGCGAGGAGATGCTGCACCCGCATGTGCGGCAGCGGACCGGAATCGACGATCCGCGGCAGTTGATCGCTGCGGCCAATCGCGAATACCTGCTGTCCTATCGTCGCAACGCACGCCTCATGGCTCTGCTCGAACAGGTGTCGCAGATCGACGAGAAATTTCAGGCGATGCGGTACGAGCGCGCGATGGCGTTCGGTGAACGCAATACCGCGATGATCCGCGAGCTGCAGGAGCGTGGCGAGGTGGATCCGGAACTCGATCCATGGGTAACCGCGCTCGCGCTGTCGAACATGGTCAGCCGGATGGCGTACACGGTGTTCGTGCAGCGGGAGAAGATCACTTTCGAGCAGCTGGTCGACACCCTGAATCGACTCTGGTGGAATGCGCTTCGACTGGACCCAGCCGGCTGA
- a CDS encoding maleate cis-trans isomerase family protein, which yields MTRVGVVVPPANPAVEPEFARLLGAHADLHVTRFPVQPCLSLSERLNAYNGALPGMIRSFGGLPLDALVMACSGARYLLGPVEDRRRCAELSAEFGLPVASATEATRQALAHLDTETITLISPYQPWLTIHADRFWTAAGVRIAQVVAVKAGQRFAPYEVTTDQLVAQIEQAGVAQDGVLLLTGTGMPTLHAIGRLTAGNARVILTSNLCGAWWALTSTGLPVTLGGAEHAAQVEQVAT from the coding sequence GTGACCAGGGTGGGTGTCGTGGTACCGCCGGCCAACCCGGCCGTGGAACCGGAGTTCGCACGCCTTCTTGGCGCGCATGCGGACCTCCACGTCACCCGCTTCCCCGTACAGCCCTGCCTTTCGTTGTCCGAGCGCCTGAACGCCTACAACGGTGCGCTGCCCGGCATGATCCGCTCTTTCGGCGGACTTCCGCTCGACGCGCTGGTCATGGCCTGCAGCGGCGCACGCTATCTGCTGGGCCCGGTCGAGGACCGCCGCCGCTGTGCCGAGCTGAGCGCGGAGTTCGGGCTACCCGTCGCCTCCGCTACCGAGGCCACCAGGCAGGCTTTGGCACACCTCGACACCGAGACGATCACGCTGATCTCGCCGTACCAGCCGTGGCTGACCATCCACGCCGACCGATTCTGGACGGCGGCGGGCGTGCGGATCGCCCAGGTGGTGGCGGTGAAGGCCGGCCAGCGCTTCGCCCCCTACGAGGTGACCACGGATCAGCTCGTCGCGCAGATCGAGCAAGCCGGGGTGGCGCAGGACGGGGTGCTGTTGCTGACCGGCACCGGCATGCCGACACTGCACGCGATCGGCCGGCTCACGGCGGGTAACGCGCGAGTCATCCTGACCTCCAACCTGTGCGGCGCCTGGTGGGCCCTGACCAGCACGGGCCTGCCCGTCACCCTCGGCGGCGCCGAGCACGCGGCGCAGGTCGAGCAGGTCGCGACATGA
- a CDS encoding acyl-CoA dehydrogenase family protein yields the protein MDPFTSSERSRQYQRELLAFMSECVYPAESVYEEQMAASGNPHHHPRILEDLKVEARRRGLWNLFHPHLEWGPGLSNLEYAPLAEIMGRSPHLAPEACNCNAPDTGNMEVFTLFGSQEHKERWLEPLLAGTIRSAFAMTEPAVASSDATNIELRMERDGDHYVLNGRKWFASNAMHQNCKVLIVMGKTDPDGPKHRQQSMMVVPIDAPGVRVVRNLPVFGYADREGHAEIVFADVRVPATDVLKGEGEGFAISQARLGPGRIHHCMRAIGMAERALELMCTRADSRNTFGQKLSERANIQDWIAEARIAIEQTRLLTLKAAWMMDTVGNKAARVEIAAIKVAAPTMALQIVDRAIQVHGGGGVTNDFPLAGMYAHLRTLRLADGPDEVHKRSIARAELGKVRAEADTSATLGS from the coding sequence ATGGATCCGTTCACCTCGTCCGAACGCTCACGGCAGTACCAGCGGGAGCTGCTCGCCTTCATGTCCGAGTGCGTGTACCCCGCCGAATCGGTCTACGAGGAGCAGATGGCCGCGTCCGGCAATCCGCATCACCATCCGCGGATTCTCGAGGATCTCAAGGTCGAGGCACGCCGCCGCGGGCTGTGGAACCTCTTCCACCCGCACCTGGAATGGGGTCCGGGACTGAGCAATCTGGAGTACGCTCCGCTGGCCGAGATCATGGGTCGCAGCCCCCACCTTGCCCCGGAGGCATGTAACTGCAACGCTCCCGACACCGGCAATATGGAGGTCTTCACCCTCTTCGGCTCGCAGGAACACAAGGAGCGCTGGCTCGAGCCGCTGCTGGCCGGCACCATCCGCTCGGCTTTCGCGATGACCGAACCGGCAGTGGCCAGCTCGGACGCCACCAACATCGAACTGCGCATGGAACGCGACGGCGACCACTATGTGCTCAACGGCCGAAAGTGGTTCGCGTCCAATGCGATGCACCAGAACTGCAAGGTGCTCATCGTCATGGGCAAGACCGATCCGGACGGCCCGAAGCATCGCCAGCAGTCGATGATGGTCGTGCCCATCGACGCTCCGGGGGTCAGAGTGGTCCGCAACCTTCCGGTGTTCGGGTACGCGGATCGCGAGGGCCACGCGGAGATCGTCTTCGCCGACGTGCGCGTACCTGCGACCGATGTGCTGAAGGGCGAGGGCGAAGGCTTCGCCATCAGCCAGGCCCGGCTTGGCCCCGGCCGCATCCACCACTGTATGCGCGCCATCGGCATGGCCGAACGCGCCCTGGAACTGATGTGCACTCGCGCCGATTCACGAAACACGTTCGGACAGAAGTTGAGTGAGCGCGCCAACATCCAGGACTGGATCGCCGAGGCACGCATCGCGATCGAGCAGACCCGGCTGCTGACGCTGAAGGCCGCATGGATGATGGACACTGTCGGCAACAAGGCGGCGCGAGTCGAGATTGCCGCGATCAAGGTGGCGGCGCCCACCATGGCCCTGCAGATCGTGGACCGCGCCATCCAGGTGCACGGCGGCGGCGGCGTCACCAACGATTTCCCCTTGGCCGGCATGTACGCGCACCTGCGCACGCTGCGTCTCGCCGACGGGCCCGATGAGGTGCACAAACGTTCCATCGCTCGAGCCGAGCTGGGAAAGGTCCGCGCCGAGGCGGACACATCGGCCACCCTCGGCTCCTAA
- a CDS encoding FAD-dependent oxidoreductase: MTADVMVAGAGPVGLIAALTLAKAGVSVLVLEREPGLVTSSRAATIHPATLDLLDELEVAAELVAHGMVVDRMQWRDLSGTVLAEMTMAALDGLTGHPFRLHAEQAVLTRLLLGALEAHPEAVVRFGAPIETVTDTGSAVRARTASSWEQAQYLVAADGAHSTVRTSLGLSLPQSVYPTHVLRIFTRSPLDELLPGLAPVTYIRDLIQSCSLLRLPDHWRIILRLARDEPMPQRVAGLELSDLNVIDAHRYTLASGVLDTFCHGRVLFVGDAAHITSTAGGLNMNAGIHDAVDLGRTLAGVLAGPTSPASLESWSRRRRAVLIDHVVPTSEARVAGVQDGEPARLPAAVATLRAIAADGEATRAYLARASMLDTVPLAIRHT; the protein is encoded by the coding sequence ATGACCGCCGACGTCATGGTGGCAGGGGCCGGGCCGGTCGGGTTGATCGCGGCACTGACCCTGGCCAAGGCCGGGGTGTCGGTGCTGGTGCTGGAGCGCGAGCCGGGGCTGGTCACGAGCTCGCGCGCCGCCACCATTCACCCGGCTACGCTCGACCTTCTCGACGAGCTGGAGGTAGCCGCGGAGCTGGTGGCGCACGGCATGGTCGTGGACCGCATGCAGTGGCGCGACCTGTCCGGAACCGTGCTGGCCGAGATGACGATGGCCGCACTGGACGGCCTGACCGGGCATCCCTTCCGGCTGCACGCGGAGCAGGCGGTGCTGACCCGGCTATTGCTCGGCGCTCTCGAAGCACATCCGGAGGCGGTTGTCCGGTTCGGTGCTCCGATCGAAACCGTAACCGACACAGGCTCGGCCGTACGAGCCAGAACCGCGAGCAGCTGGGAACAGGCGCAGTATCTTGTCGCGGCAGACGGCGCACACAGCACCGTCAGAACCTCGCTCGGTCTGTCATTACCGCAGTCCGTCTACCCGACGCACGTGCTACGGATCTTCACCCGTTCACCACTCGATGAACTGCTTCCAGGACTGGCGCCGGTGACCTACATCCGCGACCTCATCCAGTCGTGCAGCCTGTTGCGGTTGCCCGACCACTGGCGGATCATCCTCCGGCTGGCGCGCGACGAGCCGATGCCACAGCGCGTAGCCGGACTGGAATTGAGTGACCTGAACGTCATCGACGCGCATCGCTACACCCTGGCCAGCGGGGTGCTGGACACCTTCTGCCACGGCCGGGTGCTGTTCGTCGGCGACGCCGCGCACATCACTTCCACCGCTGGCGGACTCAACATGAACGCCGGTATCCACGACGCGGTCGACCTCGGCAGGACACTCGCCGGTGTGCTCGCGGGGCCCACGTCACCGGCCTCCTTGGAAAGCTGGTCCCGGCGCCGTCGCGCGGTCCTGATCGACCATGTCGTCCCGACCAGCGAGGCAAGGGTCGCGGGCGTGCAGGACGGCGAGCCCGCCCGACTGCCCGCCGCGGTCGCCACGTTGAGGGCCATCGCCGCCGACGGCGAAGCCACCAGGGCCTACCTGGCCAGAGCCTCCATGCTCGACACCGTCCCCCTTGCGATAAGGCACACCTGA
- a CDS encoding aspartate/glutamate racemase family protein has translation MRIRFQKHAVEGRSPLLDKLYAEHLTKVSGPDTTVEIHTLPPLTYPTELPEELVGFGSIGLLFGDYFARTAVSAERDGCAAWISGAGQDPGLAAARVRATIPVIGYGDATWQAARQERHRLGVLGFIPHLAEPITDNIASSGATLASYQVIDDGAVVVSRALAEDFEPFVRAYRAAAERAAKAGAQWLVPAEGIPNEILVHLEIRELCGLPVIDPGGLAVKTAEYLVGLRHLGITAKTETGYWYRQPSRAVVEHVERILEARS, from the coding sequence ATGCGAATTCGGTTCCAGAAACACGCCGTCGAGGGGCGCTCGCCGCTGCTCGACAAGCTCTACGCCGAGCATCTGACCAAGGTGTCGGGGCCCGACACCACGGTCGAGATCCACACCCTTCCGCCGCTGACCTATCCGACTGAGCTGCCTGAGGAGCTGGTCGGCTTCGGGTCGATCGGGCTGCTGTTCGGCGACTACTTCGCGCGCACGGCCGTGTCCGCCGAACGCGACGGCTGCGCCGCGTGGATCAGCGGTGCCGGCCAGGATCCCGGGCTCGCCGCCGCGCGCGTCCGCGCCACCATCCCCGTGATCGGGTACGGAGACGCCACCTGGCAGGCTGCTCGGCAGGAGCGTCACCGGCTCGGCGTGCTCGGCTTCATTCCCCATCTGGCCGAGCCGATCACCGACAACATCGCCTCCTCCGGCGCTACCTTGGCGTCCTACCAGGTGATCGACGACGGTGCAGTCGTCGTCTCCCGCGCGCTGGCCGAGGATTTCGAGCCGTTCGTGCGAGCGTACCGAGCTGCCGCCGAGCGGGCGGCGAAGGCGGGTGCGCAGTGGTTGGTGCCCGCCGAAGGGATACCCAACGAGATCCTCGTCCACCTGGAGATCCGGGAGCTGTGCGGGCTGCCGGTCATCGACCCCGGCGGGCTGGCGGTCAAGACCGCCGAGTACCTGGTTGGCCTGCGCCATCTCGGCATTACCGCCAAGACCGAAACCGGGTACTGGTACCGGCAGCCGTCCCGGGCCGTCGTCGAGCACGTCGAACGCATACTGGAGGCCAGGTCATGA